The DNA segment TGTCTCCTACAAATATTTCCCGCTGCCACAAATTTGTCATACCCCTTTACCTTCAAAAGTGtaagcgggtataaaaagcgtCATAATGCTGAATCGTGCGTTTTATGATGAGAACAGCTATCAACGAACTTTGCTCacttctgtgtgtttgtgtgtgagtgtgtgtgtgtgttttaccCCAAAGCCAAAACGACAATAAAGCCAAGATTCCTTATCACTCCGATGTGCTCTTTATCGGCCTCTTTGCGTTCACGTTCGCTCTTTTCTAATCTCTTTCTTacgctcttttttttgttggtagaTGGCCCTCAACATACCCATGCTGATAGCGAGCGGACAAACGCTAGACAACTGGAACACGGCGGGCCAATACTCACCGCCCATAGGCAGCGGGGCAGGGGGCGTGTCCAActcccagcagcagcagcaactgcggGTGCCATTATCCTAcggaggaggcggaggatcAGCGACGCCTTAtccaggaggaggagggggcgGAGggggaagcagcagcagcgagtttCAGCCAAGTCCGCACAAGACGATCGACACCTCGGACAacgaggacaacaacaacagggaCGAAGCAACCGCTGCAGCACTCGGACAATTGGCTGCCAAAGTGGAGCGACGCACTCCGTCGGGACTTGCAGCCCCTGGAGGCGGCAGCTTAGACGTGGGCGTGGCCGTTGAACCAGGTGGAGAAACGGTGCAAGTTccgacagcagctgctgcttcggGATCACACAGCGAAGGCGGCTCGAGTCCCATACccaatacgaatgcgaatccCAATGGCGGCGGCAggacaacaccaacaacgaATATGCACGAGGcgcacaagcagcagcatccgcATCCACATCCGCATTCGCATCCCCATCCGCATCATCATCTGCATTCGCATCTGCTGCAAACGAGTCCGGTCTCCGTTCGGGCTGCAACTCCGCGGCAAGCGCACGAACAGTTgccgcatcatcatcatgcaCCCCATGGACATCATGCCGATGAGCTGGACATTAAGCAGGAGCTGGTCGATTACTTCCATGGCACCTCCGCAGCAgcgggagtgggagtgggagcgGGACAACAAGCGGGTCCGCCTCCGTTGCCGCTGGACTCGCAGCGTTCGTACAGTTCGGCGGGCGAGGAGAGTCGCAGTCTGCAGCTGGACATGGCCCAGGATTTGCGTGTGGCCCAGGCCAAGGCGCAGGTGAATTTCGGTGGCTTTGTCCTCCCCCCGCGCAGCAATAGCGCTCAACTGGCGGCGGCCGCTGCGATGCCGCTGAATATGCGCAAACTGAGCTCAAATGCCGGTCAGCTGTTGATGAGCTCGCTGATGAGGTCGAGGGAAAGCATGTCCGAGGATGGCGATGCGGACAACGATGAGGCAACCGAGTCCGCAGCGAGTCCTGGCCACATCAAGAGCAGCGTCTCCGCTCAGGATGCCAGCTCAGCGGTCCAAGCTGCCGCCGCGTTGTATGCGGAGAGTTTGAGTCGCGACGATTGCGATTTTGTGGGATCGAATGTGTCGATGAAGCTGCGGACGATGGATCGCACACAGCGCATCATTGCCGAGAAGCTGATCAGTGAGGTTCTCTACTTTGGGCAATTCAATGAGTTGGAGCGCACTGCGCGTATTCAGCCCAAGTGACAGTGGCGCCTCAAGAAGTGGCCAAGAGTGGGCGTGGATCTAAAGCAGGAGCAGGGAGTGGCAGTGGGGATGACGGCACAGCGAGCAGCGGGTTTAACGCTCGCCTGGCACATGGCAAACACAACTAGACGCAACGAAATTCCATtgtagaaaaagaaaacgaaagcaaaagcaaagcaaatcaGTACAATTTACTTTTAGTCCATTTCTTGGGGTGCAGGGGCAAAGTTACTTAGAGAAAGAAGATGATGAAGAGGAGGGAAGGAGGGAAGGAGGGTCAAACAAAATACAGTTCACTAACCAAACAGCAAtcaaagaattaaatacttaaCAACCTTCAATATTAAGTACAGATGCGGAGGGGGGGCCTGAGACACATCTATAAAGCTGAACAGAATCTCAGTATTAGTTCATAaaatacagcaacaaccacatacaacaaaaaatagcaacaatacAACCTAAACATAGTTAAATTAGttacaaaatactttacaGGGAAGTAAAGAAGAGTTCTACGTCTGCTACTTGGTCGCttcaatcaacaaaaaaaggcaaattgagaacaaaaaaaaaggaaaatcaaaACACGAAAGACAAAAAAACGCCAActcaaaagtaaaaaaagaaaatgaaatgaaactaaataaataaaatactatgcGTGTATGTGTAGATAACTAttgtatgttttttatatgtcaaactatatatatacaatatcaTTGTACCTTATTTTGAAACAGCAATGTTTTCTTAGTCATTTAAGTCTGGTcgtcaaacaaacaaacacacaacaacaacaccaatcGATACAGTAACTGAAAccaactaaaaactaaactatacTTTTTAAAACATCAaactaaaattgtataaatatatatatacatatatctataaatatatgtcGTCACTagtttgtaaacaaaacaaaaaacagaaaagaaaacaaaacaaaatatatacatactataatttataattagcaaaaaaaattaaagaaaacgaaacaaaaattgtaaattttttacGTGCATgtggttcttttttttaggtcataattatttttgcataatttttaagtagttttatttttttatgcaaagcaaatcagagcaaaaaacaacaaaatgccgaaaaaacatatatatatatatatatgtatattgtatagtaGTATAAAcaccacacaaacacacacaaagatgaaaaaaaaaacattaaattaatttatacacacagagagcgaAATTG comes from the Drosophila sulfurigaster albostrigata strain 15112-1811.04 chromosome 2L, ASM2355843v2, whole genome shotgun sequence genome and includes:
- the LOC133834967 gene encoding uncharacterized protein LOC133834967 isoform X2, with product MNYNTENVVAAAAAASQHHIHRHHHHPYHQEPHHQHIIPLPSYSSSQAAAAATSGSGGGSGSGGGGGDSSPKNMEWTNDDALELIEQYRCHTELWNRADPKYKDKLCRFRAWSEIADRFGCSKAEVERKMNVLLTQYRREKHKMFVKIYQGIQPNPSKWYAFKRFDFMEAGGGSLSGLPNSGAVANSSITSSATSSSVSHNGLNGLAAAAVAAAAYESSTIAAAANGGAPGGIAGGTTPASQHHRRIKTKELKYFGAMALNIPMLIASGQTLDNWNTAGQYSPPIGSGAGGVSNSQQQQQLRVPLSYGGGGGSATPYPGGGGGGGGSSSSEFQPSPHKTIDTSDNEDNNNRDEATAAALGQLAAKVERRTPSGLAAPGGGSLDVGVAVEPGGETVQVPTAAAASGSHSEGGSSPIPNTNANPNGGGRTTPTTNMHEAHKQQHPHPHPHSHPHPHHHLHSHLLQTSPVSVRAATPRQAHEQLPHHHHAPHGHHADELDIKQELVDYFHGTSAAAGVGVGAGQQAGPPPLPLDSQRSYSSAGEESRSLQLDMAQDLRVAQAKAQVNFGGFVLPPRSNSAQLAAAAAMPLNMRKLSSNAGQLLMSSLMRSRESMSEDGDADNDEATESAASPGHIKSSVSAQDASSAVQAAAALYAESLSRDDCDFVGSNVSMKLRTMDRTQRIIAEKLISEVLYFGQFNELERTARIQPK
- the LOC133834967 gene encoding histone-lysine N-methyltransferase Suv4-20 isoform X1; translated protein: MHYNESGEDFAAPSNLHHRIATTAGATTISTATTKTMALNIPMLIASGQTLDNWNTAGQYSPPIGSGAGGVSNSQQQQQLRVPLSYGGGGGSATPYPGGGGGGGGSSSSEFQPSPHKTIDTSDNEDNNNRDEATAAALGQLAAKVERRTPSGLAAPGGGSLDVGVAVEPGGETVQVPTAAAASGSHSEGGSSPIPNTNANPNGGGRTTPTTNMHEAHKQQHPHPHPHSHPHPHHHLHSHLLQTSPVSVRAATPRQAHEQLPHHHHAPHGHHADELDIKQELVDYFHGTSAAAGVGVGAGQQAGPPPLPLDSQRSYSSAGEESRSLQLDMAQDLRVAQAKAQVNFGGFVLPPRSNSAQLAAAAAMPLNMRKLSSNAGQLLMSSLMRSRESMSEDGDADNDEATESAASPGHIKSSVSAQDASSAVQAAAALYAESLSRDDCDFVGSNVSMKLRTMDRTQRIIAEKLISEVLYFGQFNELERTARIQPK